From one Acinonyx jubatus isolate Ajub_Pintada_27869175 chromosome B1, VMU_Ajub_asm_v1.0, whole genome shotgun sequence genomic stretch:
- the ANXA5 gene encoding annexin A5 has product MAQVKGTVTPFPGFDERADAETLRKAMKGLGTDEESILTLLTSRSNAQRQEIATAFKTLFGRDLLDDLKSELTGKFEKLIVALMKPSRLYDAYELKHALKGAGTNEKVLTEIIASRTPEELRAIKQVYEEEYGSSLEDDVVGDTSGYYQRMLVVLLQANRDPDARIDEAQVEQDAQALFQAGELKWGTDEEKFITIFGTRSVSHLRRVFDKYMTISGFQIEETIDRETSGNLEQLLLAVVKSIRSIPAYLAETLYYAMKGAGTDDHTLIRVVVSRSEIDLFNIRKEFRKNFATSLYSMIKGDTSGDYKKALLLLCGGEDD; this is encoded by the exons ATGGCACAG GTTAAGGGCACTGTGACTCCCTTCCCTGGATTTGATGAGCGGGCTGATGCAGAAACTCTTCGGAAGGCCATGAAAGGCCTGG GCACCGATGAGGAGAGCATCTTGACTCTGTTGACATCCCGAAGCAATGCTCAACGTCAGGAAATCGCCACAGCTTTTAAAACTCTGTTTGGCAGG GATCTTCTGGATGACCTGAAATCAGAACTGactggaaaatttgaaaaattaatcgTGGCTCTGATGAAACCCTCTCGGCTTTATGATGCCTATGAACTAAAGCATGCTCTTAAG GGAGCTGGGACAAACGAAAAGGTACTGACAGAAATTATTGCTTCGAGGACACCTGAGGAACTGagagccataaaacaagtctacGAAGAAG AATATGGCTCAAGCCTGGAAGATGACGTGGTTGGGGATACATCAGGGTACTACCAGAGGATGTTGGTGGTTCTCCTTCAG GCTAATAGAGACCCTGATGCTAGAATTGATGAAGCACAAGTTGAACAAGATGCTCAG GCTTTGTTTCAAGCTGGAGAACTGAAATGGGGGACAGATGAAGAAAAGTTTATCACCATCTTTGGAACACGAAGTGTGTCTCATTTGAGAAGGg tGTTTGATAAATACATGACTATATCAGGATTCCAAATTGAGGAAACGATTGACCGAGAGACTTCTGGTAATTTGGAGCAACTACTCCTTGCTGTTG tgaaaTCTATTCGAAGCATACCTGCCTACCTTGCAGAAACCCTCTACTATGCTATGAAG GGAGCTGGGACAGATGATCATACCCTCATCAGAGTCGTGGTGTCCAGGAGCGAGATTGATTTGTTTAACATTAGGAAGGAGTTCCGGAAGAATTTTGCCACCTCTCTTTATTCCATGATTAAG GGTGATACGTCTGGGGACTATAAGAAAGCCCTCTTGCTGCTGTGTGGGGGAGAAGATGACTGA